A part of Amycolatopsis lurida genomic DNA contains:
- a CDS encoding MbtH family protein, translating into MSNPFDNEDGSFLVLVNDEGQHSLWPTFAEVPAGWTRVHGEASRQECLAYVEENWTDLRPKSLIAEVNG; encoded by the coding sequence ATGAGCAACCCCTTTGACAACGAAGACGGTTCCTTTTTGGTGCTGGTGAACGACGAGGGCCAGCACTCGCTCTGGCCGACGTTCGCCGAGGTGCCCGCCGGCTGGACCCGCGTCCACGGCGAGGCCTCGCGCCAGGAATGCCTCGCCTACGTCGAGGAGAACTGGACCGACCTGCGGCCGAAGAGCCTGATCGCCGAAGTCAACGGCTGA